The Pseudomonadales bacterium genome includes the window ACAACACCAGTGACGGTCACGATTTGATAGCCCTTGCGCGCGTATTCAGGCGTGATGGAGCTGGTGGTAGCTTGAGAGCCGTCCGCCGTTGTGTAGCGATACATACGCATCTCTTTGGCTTTTTCTTGCGCCATTGTCGACATACTGCACGCTAGCGTGAATAAAGATGCGCTCAACAAGATTTGTGTGCGTTTCATAAAAGTTATTGATGGCGTGGGCATGGTGCGTTACCTAGCAAGTGTTAGCGTCACTCTAAGCAGCTGCGCTGTCAGTGTAAAGATTCAACGCGTACCGTATTGGTCGCGATAGTTTTGAATTGCGGTTAATACGGTCGGCTGGTTGTTGGCTTGTTGTAAAAAGTGGATCAACTCGTTTAAGCCCAGTACGCGCAGCACAGGTACATTGAAGCGCTGGCTGACCGTTTGTGCGGCCGACAAATCGCCCTCCTGCCCGCGCTCTTGGCGATCGAGGCCGATAAGGATGGCGCTGGCTGTGGCTTGTGGATAGCTGGCAAAAATCTGCATCACTTCGCCGATGGCAGTGCCGGCGGTGATGACATCGTCCACGATCACCACGCGGCCTTGCAGCGGCGCGCCGACCAGTGTGCCGCCTTCGCCGTGCGCTTTGGCTTCTTTGCGGTTGAAGCACCACGGCACATCGCGCCCGAAATCGCGCGCCAGTGCAATGGCGATGCTGCTGACTAAAGGAATACCTTTGTAAGCAGGGCCGAACAACATATCGAACTCAATACCTGATGCAACGAGCGCGGCGGCGTAGCACTGACCGAGTTGTGCCAGCGCTTTGCCGGTGTGGAATTGCCCAGCGTTAAAAAAATACGGGCTGGTTCTGCCGGATTTGAGTGTAAATTCGCCAAAGCGCAGCGCGTCGCATTCCAGTGCTAGTTGAATAAATTGCTGTTGGTAATCGTGCATGGATTTGTCTCAAACGATCAAAGAAAAAAACGGCTGTAAAAAATGCAGACCCTAGGCGGTGAAGTCTATAACATTGTCACCCTCAGTTAGAGTCACGGACGCATTATGCGAATTGTAAGTCTCAGTGTTGATGGTATTGCGCAAGCGGCAGGTCGCGGTCTTTTCGCGTGGCTCGCGCAGCAGAATGCCGACATCATCTGCTTGCAGGATTTGCGCGCTAGTGAAGATCAGTTGACGGATGATTGTTTCCCCGCTGGTTACAACGCGTATTTTTGTGATCGCGCTGACGGCAAACGCGGTGTAGCGATTTACACGCGACAACTGCCACGCGCAGTGATGCCGGGTTTTGGCTACAGTCCCGCAGTGGATCTCGACGGCACTTATTTGCGCGCAGATTTTGAACAGTGGAGTGTGGTGTCGTTGCTCGTGCCACCTGCGGTAGCGAATCCACAATCGCTGGAACGCCGCATGCGTTTTCTCGATAACTTACAAGACCATTTCAAAAAAATTGGCGCGCGCCGCCGTCGTTATATTTTTTGTTGTAACTGGCAGATGGTGCATCAAAAAGCGGATGTGCAGCAGTGGGAAGTGCACCAAGCTGATCCAGGCTTTATGCCGTTTGAGCGCGAGTGGCTCAATAGTTTGTACAGCGATCACGGCTATGTGGATGCACTGCGCGCAGTGAATGCAGAGCGCGATATTTTTAGTTGGTGGCCGTCTGGTTCTGTTGGGCAGGGCGATGGCTGGCGCGTGGATGCGCAAGTGGTGTCACCAGACTTTTTTCACCATGTGCACCGCGTGCGTTATTGTAAAGAGGCGGTGTTCTCCAGCCACATCCCTGTGGTCGTGGATTACGATCTCGATATTTATTGAGCCAACGCTGCTTTTTGCGCGGCTAATAAATTGGCGATACCTTTTTTGGCTAAAGACAACATCGCTTGAAATTGCGCTTCGCTAAACGGTTGTCCTTCTGCCGTGCCTTGAATTTCGATAAAGCCGCCGTCTTCACCCATCACCACATTCATGTCGGTTTCTGCGCTGGAATCTTCTGGATAATCCAGATCTAAAACAGCTTCACCTTCGTAAACGCCGACAGACACCGATGCAATCATGCGTGTGAGTGGATTTTCTGCGATCATTTTTTTCTTTTGCATAAACGCGATGGCATCCGCGAGCGCAACACAGGCGCCAGTGATGGAAGCCGTGCGTGTACCGCCGTCCGCTTGAATCACATCGCAATCAATCACGATGGTGTTTTCGCCCAATTTTTTTGTATCCACCGCTGCGCGCAGTGAACGACCGATCAAGCGTTGAATTTCAACCGTGCGCCCGCCTTGTTTGCCACGAGCGGCTTCGCGATCCATGCGGCTGCCGGTGGAACGCGGCAACATACCGTATTCCGCTGTCACCCAACCGCGCCCTTCGCCTTTCATAAAGCGCGGCACGCCGGAAGTGACACTCGCGGTGCAAATGACTTTAGTGTCACCAAATTCCACCAACACTGAGCCTTCGGCGTGACGAGTGTAATGGCGCGTGATGCGCACAGTGCGCAATTGATCGGGTTGGCGACCGCTAGGACGTTGCATAAAAAATCCTCAAAAAATAGAAAAGGGAATGGAAAAAACTAAGTTGATGCAGGAAGTGCGTAACTGAGGGCGATGCCGATAAAAATAATCATACCCACCCAGTGGTTGTGCAAAAAAGCACGAAAACACAGTGCGGGGTGACGATCGCGAATTAAGTATTGTTGCCAAGCGAATAAAACTGCCGCGATAGCGACGGAGGCAAAAAACGGCCAATGCAACTGAAAGCGTTTACCGATCAGCAAAAAACCTAACAGCACTAACACTTGCAAGACACCGGTGATAGCGCGATCAGCGTCGCCAAATAAAATTGCCGTGGAACGAATGCCGATTTTCAAATCGTCTTCGCGATCGACCATCGCGTAAAAAGTGTCGTACACCAGCGTCCACAATAAGGCGACGGCAAAAATTAACCACGCTTGCGGTGCGAGTGCATTGGTTTGCGCTGCCCACGCCATCGGAATCGACCAGCCAAACGCTGCGCCGAGCACCATTTGTGGCATGTGTGTGTAGCGTTTGCAAAAAGGATAAGCAGCGGCAAGCGCAACGGCAGCGACGGATAAATAAATCGTCAAACGATTGGTGAATAAAACCAATACAAGCGATACCAGACACAAACCTACACATAACAACAAAGCGTAGCCGAGTTTAACGCGACCGGCAGTGAGCGGTCTATCGTGTGTACGGCTGACATGGCGATCAAAATCGCGATCGGCGTAATCATTGATTACACAACCGGCGGAGCGCATCAACACGCAGCCGAGTGTAAAAATAAATAAATTTTTACACGATGGAAAACCGCCTGCGGCTAACCACAGTGTCCACAGTGTCGGCCACAACAACAGCAAAATACCGATAGGTTTATCCAAACGCATCAATTGCATCATGTCGCGCAGTGAGGGTGGAATTTTTTTATGGATGGGGTGAAAAACTTTCATGAATTAGGCGCACCGTTTGATGGCGACATAATGACATCGACCAGCGCTGGTAGAAAGGTTTCAGAAACCAATAAACCATGCGCGCCGTGGCGAAACACGGAGGAGCGCCCCCACAGTTTATTGGGCATATCTAGTGTTTGCAGTGTGGCGGGTAATGCATTGCGTGAGAGTTGTTGGAGGATCGGTTGTTCGCGCTGTATGCGCGGATTGCGAAACAACAGCGCACCCAGCGGGCGATTGTCCCAATGGCGTAAAAAACGCAGCGAGCCGTTCAGTGTGCGTAGCGGAAGAATGCTGCGTGCGTACACCCACGGTGTGTGGTTGCCGTTGAGTATCACTTCGCGCACCAAGGCCAATTCGTGCGGCGGAATGCCCAATAACTTGGCTTCTTGCAGGCGCGGTTTTTGCCAGCGCTGTTGCAAAATAGTGACTGAAAATTGCTGTTGGCTGAGTGCTTGCAAACGGCGCGTAAGCGAGTCGCGATTCTGCAACCAATTCTTTAATGGCGGCGCGAGTGCGGGAAGAATTTGTTGTCGCTGCGTGTGCATCCGTTGTTCGACATTAAGACGCAGCGCGCAATGTTTCCACGCCGCTGGGTTTACCGAGCAGCAACACATCGGCTGGGCGCAGGGCAAATAAACCATTGCACACTACACCGGTGATGTTGTTAATTTTTTCTTCCAACAAACGCGGCAAAGTGATGTGTAGATTGTGCACATCGAGAATCACATTGCCGTTATCCGTTGTAACGCCGGTGCGATACACAGGGTCACCCCCAAGTTTTACCAATTCACGCGCTACCAAACTGCGTGCCATCGGAATCACTTCCACCGGCAATGGAAAAGCACCGAGCGTGTTGACGAGTTTGGATTCATCGACAATGCAAACAAATTCTTTCGCGCAGGCGGCGACAATTTTCTCGCGCGTCAAAGCCGCGCCGCCACCTTTGATCAATTCCAGTTGTGCGTTGGCTTCATCGGCACCGTCGATATAAATATCAAACGAGCCAGTATGATTGAGATCGAACACTTCGATACCGTATTTTTGTAATCGTTGCGAAGAAGCATCGGAACTGGAAACACAACCAGCAAAATCGCCGGCGTATTTTGCCAATGCATCGATAAAAAAATTGGCAGTGGAGCCTGTGCCTATGCCGATCACAGAATCGCGTGAGATGCGCGTCATCACATAATCGAGTGCGGCTTTGGCGACAGCTTGTTTGAGTTCGTCTTGGGTCATAGTTTGTTATAAAAAAGAAGTTAAAAGTAAAAAGTGGTTAATCACTGCTATTTTGTTGGGCATTGTACTCAGGAATAAGTTGATAAATCTCCTCAAAAAAAGGAAATTGCTTAACTTCGTGCCCTTCAAATAGCCCAATCGTTGATGCACCATTGAGAAAAAGTAGCAGTGCAAAAACAGGGTAGGACGGTTGAATTTTTGGTATAGGGAAATGTCGTGCCACATTACAAAGATTTAGAAAGCTAGTCGTAATCATCAATGCATTCCAGCGGTGAGTATCCCAAGCAAGAATGTGCATCGCCAGTGGTGAAAATGAAGCCAGACAAATTAATAGAGTGATTGATGCGTTGTAGTGAGGCCGTACGATTTTCCAGATAGCTATGTTTAATACAATCGTAGTGGGTAGTGTAACAGGGAGTGATTCAAGGTTTGACCATAGGCTGAACAGTGACGGCTCCATAATTCCATAGTTATCACCTATGCCTCTCACTAGCACAGAAAAACCATCATACCGCAGAGGGTGAGAAGCGATTTGTTCCAATTGGTTTTGTAAGATTAGTCGGCTTGATAGGTCGAGTAATGCATAATTTGCTAATAAGAAAGCAACAGGAAAAGAGATCGTCGCATACACGCCGGCAAGTAATAAGGTATTTTTATTGATATTTTTTGTTTGTAAAAAAATCACATGAATAAAAAGTAATGGAAAAAATATGATAAAAAATGATTCGTGTATCAGTAGGCAAAGGAGTGTTACGGGGAGGATCAGCCATTGACTGTAAGTGGTATTGAGTAGTTGCGTCAGGATGATAACGGCTAATAAACCAATGACATCAAAATAGCCTATGGTGTGAGCAAGATAAACAGGGCTTAAGCTAGATGCAAAGAGCAGGGCTGCAGCTGTTAGTAGGGAGTTTTTCCGATTAACGAGCGTATACAAACAGTACAGTAGTGAAGAAACGGCAAAAATAAATAAAGATAAATTAACTACGGTAAACCACAAATAGTTGTCGCTGTAAGTTGGATTTAGTGTATGAAAAATTTCTCCGATCAATCCTCGCTTGATAAATCCTGCTTCGTAATTAAATAGAAAATGCGTGTAAGCCCATTCGCTCGGTGTGCGCATACCGCGCACAATAGAAACGAGAAGCACTACGGCGCAAACCCAAAACCAAGTGCTAGCTTTGTACGAT containing:
- a CDS encoding chorismate lyase, producing the protein MHTQRQQILPALAPPLKNWLQNRDSLTRRLQALSQQQFSVTILQQRWQKPRLQEAKLLGIPPHELALVREVILNGNHTPWVYARSILPLRTLNGSLRFLRHWDNRPLGALLFRNPRIQREQPILQQLSRNALPATLQTLDMPNKLWGRSSVFRHGAHGLLVSETFLPALVDVIMSPSNGAPNS
- the ubiA gene encoding 4-hydroxybenzoate octaprenyltransferase, translated to MKVFHPIHKKIPPSLRDMMQLMRLDKPIGILLLLWPTLWTLWLAAGGFPSCKNLFIFTLGCVLMRSAGCVINDYADRDFDRHVSRTHDRPLTAGRVKLGYALLLCVGLCLVSLVLVLFTNRLTIYLSVAAVALAAAYPFCKRYTHMPQMVLGAAFGWSIPMAWAAQTNALAPQAWLIFAVALLWTLVYDTFYAMVDREDDLKIGIRSTAILFGDADRAITGVLQVLVLLGFLLIGKRFQLHWPFFASVAIAAVLFAWQQYLIRDRHPALCFRAFLHNHWVGMIIFIGIALSYALPAST
- a CDS encoding exodeoxyribonuclease III, yielding MRIVSLSVDGIAQAAGRGLFAWLAQQNADIICLQDLRASEDQLTDDCFPAGYNAYFCDRADGKRGVAIYTRQLPRAVMPGFGYSPAVDLDGTYLRADFEQWSVVSLLVPPAVANPQSLERRMRFLDNLQDHFKKIGARRRRYIFCCNWQMVHQKADVQQWEVHQADPGFMPFEREWLNSLYSDHGYVDALRAVNAERDIFSWWPSGSVGQGDGWRVDAQVVSPDFFHHVHRVRYCKEAVFSSHIPVVVDYDLDIY
- the pyrE gene encoding orotate phosphoribosyltransferase, whose amino-acid sequence is MHDYQQQFIQLALECDALRFGEFTLKSGRTSPYFFNAGQFHTGKALAQLGQCYAAALVASGIEFDMLFGPAYKGIPLVSSIAIALARDFGRDVPWCFNRKEAKAHGEGGTLVGAPLQGRVVIVDDVITAGTAIGEVMQIFASYPQATASAILIGLDRQERGQEGDLSAAQTVSQRFNVPVLRVLGLNELIHFLQQANNQPTVLTAIQNYRDQYGTR
- the rph gene encoding ribonuclease PH, with product MQRPSGRQPDQLRTVRITRHYTRHAEGSVLVEFGDTKVICTASVTSGVPRFMKGEGRGWVTAEYGMLPRSTGSRMDREAARGKQGGRTVEIQRLIGRSLRAAVDTKKLGENTIVIDCDVIQADGGTRTASITGACVALADAIAFMQKKKMIAENPLTRMIASVSVGVYEGEAVLDLDYPEDSSAETDMNVVMGEDGGFIEIQGTAEGQPFSEAQFQAMLSLAKKGIANLLAAQKAALAQ
- the rpiA gene encoding ribose-5-phosphate isomerase RpiA encodes the protein MTQDELKQAVAKAALDYVMTRISRDSVIGIGTGSTANFFIDALAKYAGDFAGCVSSSDASSQRLQKYGIEVFDLNHTGSFDIYIDGADEANAQLELIKGGGAALTREKIVAACAKEFVCIVDESKLVNTLGAFPLPVEVIPMARSLVARELVKLGGDPVYRTGVTTDNGNVILDVHNLHITLPRLLEEKINNITGVVCNGLFALRPADVLLLGKPSGVETLRAAS